A section of the Leptospira kobayashii genome encodes:
- the alaS gene encoding alanine--tRNA ligase: protein MKFKSVQEIGDLYLNYFKSKGHAVVPSSSLIPAGDPTLLFTTAGMVQFKPLFTGAVELPYSKACSCQKCVRTTDLEVVGKTERHCTFFEMLGNFSFGDYFKKEAIEYALDFSLNHLEIPKDKIWVTIYLDDDEAKQIWMNAGIPEERIVRLGKKDNFWGPAGDSGACGPCSELYLDRGPEKGGPDCGTSGTCKPGCDCDRYLEYWNLVFNQFNQTVSGELLPLKQTGIDTGSGLERVAMLLQEVDSVYDTDELKNIIKTIESLSGKTYDQSTKVNFRVITDHSRSVFFSIGDRIYPDRTGRGYVIRRLIRRASLFARTLGITEPFIYKLVDTLTGIYSKRYPELKERAKEIQSVIRKEEELFLNTLEVGLEELEHLLSQMKSRNETEVRGVDSFRLYSTYGFPREMTRELVLEKGFSFNDSEFDAELDKDRDLSRASWKGKKTAYLTGITDTSKLKTEFTGYTSLEGGATVQFLFKDGKQVNSLKAGEEGVILVDKSPFYAEGGGQLGDWGYIKAGSSQFQVQDTQKENDSHLHLGLVLRGEIKLGDQVDLEVDSKRRQSLANHHSGTHLLNGALRRVLGSHVYQKGSVVSPEYLRFDFSHPASLTDEEIRKIEADVNGAVARGIAVETEVLPIEQAKTSGALSMFDEKYGNLVRVVGMGDVSKEFCGGTHVSNTKEISYFAILKESSPGAGNRRIEAICGDPVVDYFQSAFQVLAEKIQDYNLNAKDVYGDLKTHGILDKIPAPEEVQSLFESKKTSAVEYLREIKRKLEDSLTEKLSSLHKDKKKKEALSFSLNPELVEDLMSKTIRIGDVVIAKHSFDAVDAKSLKDLADSLKSRETKILCLFASKEGDTSTLVYMCNKVLVDKGVHCGNLLKNSLEILGGKGGGRPDMAQGGGKNPDQIDLALETAVKEIQNKFGA, encoded by the coding sequence ATGAAGTTTAAGTCGGTACAAGAGATCGGTGATCTATATCTGAATTATTTTAAGTCGAAGGGCCATGCTGTGGTGCCTTCTTCGAGCCTAATCCCTGCGGGGGATCCGACGCTTCTGTTCACGACCGCCGGCATGGTTCAATTCAAACCCTTATTTACCGGAGCGGTGGAGCTTCCTTACTCTAAGGCATGTTCCTGCCAAAAATGCGTTCGCACAACCGATCTGGAAGTTGTGGGAAAGACGGAAAGGCATTGTACTTTTTTTGAAATGTTGGGGAATTTTTCCTTCGGAGATTATTTCAAAAAGGAAGCCATCGAATATGCGTTAGATTTTTCTTTGAACCATCTGGAAATTCCCAAAGATAAAATCTGGGTTACCATTTATCTGGACGATGACGAAGCCAAACAAATCTGGATGAATGCAGGCATCCCGGAAGAAAGGATTGTTCGTTTGGGCAAAAAGGACAATTTTTGGGGACCTGCGGGGGACAGTGGTGCCTGCGGACCTTGTTCCGAATTGTATCTGGACCGGGGACCTGAAAAAGGAGGACCCGATTGTGGTACCTCCGGCACTTGCAAACCAGGCTGCGACTGCGACCGTTATTTGGAATATTGGAATTTGGTATTCAATCAATTCAACCAGACCGTTTCGGGAGAACTCCTCCCTTTGAAGCAAACTGGAATCGATACAGGATCAGGACTCGAACGGGTTGCCATGCTTTTACAGGAAGTGGATTCCGTTTATGATACGGATGAATTGAAAAACATCATCAAAACGATCGAATCCCTTTCCGGCAAAACATACGACCAGTCCACGAAGGTAAATTTCAGGGTCATTACCGACCATTCCCGTTCCGTATTCTTTTCCATTGGAGATCGCATTTATCCTGACCGCACAGGTCGCGGTTATGTGATCCGACGTTTAATCCGACGAGCATCCTTATTTGCACGCACACTCGGGATAACGGAACCATTTATTTACAAACTTGTGGATACTCTGACCGGGATCTATTCCAAGAGATACCCGGAGCTCAAAGAAAGAGCCAAGGAGATTCAATCCGTCATTCGTAAGGAAGAAGAACTTTTTCTCAATACTTTGGAAGTGGGTCTCGAAGAATTGGAACATCTTTTGAGTCAGATGAAATCCAGAAATGAAACAGAGGTTAGGGGAGTCGATAGTTTCCGGCTTTATTCCACTTACGGTTTTCCAAGAGAGATGACTAGAGAACTTGTTTTGGAAAAAGGATTCAGTTTTAATGATTCCGAGTTCGATGCGGAATTGGATAAGGATCGTGACTTATCACGTGCTAGCTGGAAAGGCAAAAAAACAGCGTACCTCACCGGTATTACGGATACCTCCAAACTAAAGACGGAATTTACAGGATACACCAGCCTTGAGGGAGGTGCCACGGTTCAGTTTTTATTCAAAGATGGAAAGCAGGTAAACTCTTTAAAGGCGGGAGAAGAGGGAGTTATCCTTGTGGATAAATCTCCTTTTTATGCCGAAGGGGGAGGACAATTGGGAGATTGGGGTTATATCAAAGCAGGCTCTTCCCAATTCCAAGTACAAGATACTCAAAAGGAAAATGATTCCCATCTTCACCTGGGACTTGTTTTGCGGGGTGAAATCAAATTGGGAGATCAGGTGGATTTGGAAGTGGATTCCAAACGCAGACAGAGTCTCGCCAATCACCATTCAGGAACTCATTTGTTAAACGGTGCACTTCGTAGAGTCCTCGGATCTCATGTATATCAAAAAGGATCTGTAGTATCTCCCGAATATCTGCGATTTGATTTTTCCCATCCTGCTTCCTTAACAGACGAAGAAATCAGAAAGATAGAAGCAGATGTCAACGGGGCCGTGGCACGCGGGATCGCGGTAGAAACGGAAGTTCTCCCGATCGAACAGGCTAAAACTTCTGGCGCATTATCTATGTTCGATGAGAAATACGGAAATCTGGTTCGGGTAGTGGGAATGGGAGATGTGTCCAAAGAATTTTGCGGCGGGACCCATGTTTCCAACACGAAGGAAATTTCATACTTTGCCATATTGAAAGAATCAAGCCCCGGAGCGGGAAATCGCAGGATCGAAGCCATTTGCGGGGATCCTGTTGTGGATTATTTCCAGTCCGCGTTTCAGGTCTTGGCGGAGAAAATCCAAGACTATAATTTGAACGCTAAAGACGTGTATGGTGATCTAAAGACCCACGGAATCCTGGATAAAATTCCTGCACCGGAAGAAGTTCAGTCCTTGTTCGAATCCAAAAAGACTTCGGCAGTGGAATATTTAAGAGAGATCAAAAGAAAACTGGAAGACAGCTTGACTGAAAAACTTTCCAGTCTGCACAAAGATAAAAAGAAAAAGGAAGCACTTTCCTTTTCTTTGAATCCGGAGCTTGTCGAAGATCTAATGTCCAAAACGATCAGAATCGGGGACGTAGTGATCGCAAAACATAGCTTTGATGCAGTCGATGCCAAATCCCTAAAAGACCTTGCGGATTCTTTGAAATCCAGAGAAACAAAAATACTTTGTTTGTTTGCGTCCAAAGAAGGAGATACTTCCACCTTGGTTTATATGTGCAATAAGGTACTTGTCGACAAGGGAGTTCATTGCGGAAATCTTTTGAAGAACTCACTCGAAATCCTTGGCGGAAAGGGTGGAGGCAGACCGGATATGGCGCAAGGTGGTGGGAAAAACCCCGACCAAATCGATCTTGCACTTGAAACTGCAGTGAAAGAAATTCAAAATAAATTCGGAGCATAA
- a CDS encoding YajQ family cyclic di-GMP-binding protein, translated as MAQDPSFDIVSKVERPELQNAISQAMTDISTRFDFKGSNSEIKLQDEHIVLTSENEIKLKQVIDVLTTKMAKRGISLRAFDFESKVEPATGQTVRQKVKIQNGLDKEQTKQITNLIKDSKLKVQVTIQGDSVRVVGKKKDDLQAVMQAVRNADFKFDANFQNFKG; from the coding sequence ATGGCACAAGACCCATCATTTGACATCGTTTCCAAAGTAGAAAGACCTGAATTACAAAATGCGATATCTCAGGCTATGACCGATATTTCCACCAGATTTGATTTTAAAGGTTCCAACTCTGAAATCAAATTACAGGACGAACATATTGTACTTACCTCCGAAAATGAAATCAAATTAAAGCAGGTCATCGACGTATTGACCACCAAGATGGCGAAGAGGGGAATCAGTCTTCGCGCATTTGATTTCGAATCCAAAGTGGAACCTGCAACCGGACAGACTGTCCGCCAAAAAGTAAAGATCCAAAACGGATTGGACAAAGAACAAACCAAACAGATTACAAATTTGATCAAGGATTCGAAACTAAAAGTCCAAGTCACCATTCAGGGAGATTCCGTTCGAGTGGTTGGCAAAAAAAAGGACGACTTGCAAGCAGTGATGCAAGCCGTTCGAAATGCGGATTTTAAGTTTGATGCGAATTTCCAAAACTTTAAAGGCTAA
- a CDS encoding YoaK family protein has protein sequence MEKTKNTSIRDTYIFIGNAILLVTTAGLINSIAILGIHGSSVAHVTGSASSLAIELSKGIFSYHLALLISTFLLGAFASGAFIGSVKFRKQNSYGVLLIIESFILVFGAFLYINEIEIGAYMFSFACGLQNAIVMTYRGSIIRTTHLTGIMTDFGSYLGNKARGVEVEAWRIYMNFFQIVGFLFGSFFGAYFFLEYGIIMIWLPAIACFSIGLSYHIWSHYFRKIIHLQ, from the coding sequence TTGGAAAAAACAAAAAACACATCAATTAGAGACACATATATTTTTATAGGGAATGCGATCCTTTTGGTTACAACCGCCGGGTTAATCAATTCGATCGCCATTTTAGGAATCCACGGATCTTCCGTGGCTCACGTAACGGGAAGTGCCAGTTCCTTGGCAATCGAACTTTCCAAAGGAATATTTTCCTACCATCTTGCACTTCTGATATCCACTTTTTTATTGGGAGCCTTTGCTTCGGGTGCATTCATAGGTTCCGTCAAATTCAGAAAGCAAAACAGCTACGGCGTGCTTCTCATCATCGAATCCTTTATTTTGGTCTTCGGAGCCTTTTTATATATCAATGAAATTGAAATCGGGGCCTATATGTTTTCTTTCGCCTGCGGACTTCAAAATGCGATCGTAATGACTTACAGAGGAAGCATCATCCGCACAACACACCTAACAGGAATTATGACGGACTTCGGAAGTTATTTGGGAAACAAGGCGAGGGGTGTGGAAGTGGAAGCCTGGAGAATTTATATGAATTTTTTCCAGATTGTGGGATTTCTATTCGGGAGTTTCTTCGGGGCTTATTTTTTTCTGGAATACGGAATCATAATGATTTGGCTCCCTGCAATCGCTTGTTTTTCGATAGGACTTTCCTATCATATCTGGAGCCATTATTTCCGAAAGATCATCCATTTGCAATAA